The Colletotrichum higginsianum IMI 349063 chromosome 2, whole genome shotgun sequence genome has a segment encoding these proteins:
- a CDS encoding Major facilitator superfamily transporter, translated as MSSTEKDVPQGTHIEGAAAEDHSISAAPVHDGIHNAAGKGQVATDKYGHPLVEFDPVAVRKLRWKLDLYTIPTVALLYLFCFIDRANIGNARIAGLDKDLGLQGYDYNIILSTFYVSYIIFEIPATVACKWMGPGWFLPVTTLLFGIVSIATAFVHNRAAICGVRFLLGIFEAGMLPGIAYYLSRWYQRAELTFRLSLYMVMAPLAGAFGGLLASAILTLDSFGSLHRWRMIFAIEGIVTIILALISFVTLTDRPETARWLTQEEKDLCIARVKSERVGATEVIDKIDKTKLKRGMFNPVTLEIAVIFLFNNITVQGLAFFLPTIVANIYPTFSTVQKQLYSVPPYAAGAFFTLAFPALSWYLDRRQVLIALSAPMVMCGYIMFLASKVARVRYGATFLIASSAMVMGPMSNAHISANVVSDTARSSAIGLNVMFGNVGGLISTWSYLGWDAPDFHIGNGLNLGASSMILILATAAWFWMKWDNKRRDDLSIEEELAGLSEQEVRDLDWKHPAFRWRT; from the exons ATGTCTTCCACCGAGAAAGACGTGCCCCAGGGCACCCATATCGAGGGCGCGGCTGCTGAGGACCACTCCATTAGCGCTGCCCCTGTCCACGACGGGATTCACAACGCAGCTGGAAAGGGCCAGGTCGCAACAGACAA ATATGGTCATCCCCTCGTCGAATTCGACCCTGTAGCTGTCCGCAAACTTCGTTGGAAGCTTGATTTGTACACCATCCCTACAGTGGCCCTACTGTACCTCTTCTGCTTCATCGATCGTGCCAACATTG GAAACGCCAGaatcgccggcctcgacaaggaccTTGGTCTCCAGGGATACGACTACAATATCATCCTCTCCACTTTCTACGTCTCATACATCATCTTCGAGATCCCTGCCACGGTCGCTTGCAAGTGGATGGGCCCCGGCTGGTTCCTGCCCGTCACCACGCTCCTGTTCGGTATCGTCTCTATCGCCACGGCCTTCGTGCACAACCGCGCCGCCATCTGTGGCGTGCGCTTCCTGCTCGGCAtcttcgaggccggcatgTTGCCCGGCATCGCCTACTACCTCTCCCGGTGGTACCAGCGCGCCGAGCTGACGTTCCGTCTGTCGCTGTACATGGTCATGGCgcccctcgccggcgcgtTCGGTGGTCTTCTGGCCTCGGCCATCCTCACCCTTGATTCTTTCGGTAGCCTTCACCGCTGGCGCATGATCTTCGCCATTGAGGGAatcgtcaccatcatccTGGCCCTCATCTCCTTCGTCACCCTCACCGACCGCCCTGAGACGGCGCGTTGGCTGAcgcaggaggagaaggacctCTGCATCGCCCGCGTCAAGTCGGAGCGCGTGGGCGCCACCGAGGTCATCGACAAGATCGACAAGACGAAGCTGAAGCGCGGCATGTTCAACCCCGTCACCCTCGAGatcgccgtcatcttcctGTTCAACAACATCACGGTGCAGGGCctggccttcttcctcccgaCCATTGTCGCCAACATTTACCCGACCTTCTCCACCGTCCAGAAACAGCTGTACAGCGTACCCCCTTATGCAGCCGGAGCCTTCTTCACCCTCGCCTTCCCCGCCCTGAGTTGGTATCTTGATAGGCGCCAAGTGCTCATCGCCCTGAGTGCGCCGATGGTCATGTGCGGATACATCATGTTCCTCGCGTCCAAGGTGGCCAGGGTCCGCTACGGAGCGACGTTCCTCATCGCCAGCTCGGCCATGGTTATGGGGCCCATGTCCAACGCCCACATTAGCGCCAACGTCGTCAGCGACACGGCGCGCAGCAGCGCCATCGGTCTCAAC GTCATGTTCGGcaacgtcggcggcctcATCTCGACATGGAGCTACCTTGGCTGGGACGCGCCCGACTTTCACATCGGCAACGGTCTCAATCTCGGCGCCTCGAGCATGATCTTGATTctggccaccgccgcctggTTCTGGATGAAGTGGGACAACAAGCGCCGCGACGACCTTAGCATCGAGGAGGAGTTGGCGGGCCTATCGGAGCAGGAGGTCCGAGACCTGGACTGGAAACATCCTGCTTTCCGCTGGAGGACCTGA
- a CDS encoding chromo domain-containing protein: MAHFGESTAPSNGTQPAKLSQTTLKNSSLNFLSSTSKPPGSQLPQPSRRVKTLAAIGAARPDASRSHSPPSQLLSPHNPESPSRSKALSDTAGEDLNVVDRSTPADTISAAPTAVMEVPVEIAEPSASTAPARATPEVEAPSSTREPSVPRSGSGVLSSVRNTFNSAVHNFTAQRTGTTTVTTSIEKTIISRKLSKEPESDNTPLPDDKEVENNIDAANGTEPNDTLVQVGNQLETEVAEEEIRATSPVKKAAQVASPAADDNEINVATANAADDADDANAADDADDANAADNADTVKAADNANTVKAAAPTQDATPDTAADEDEDEEVDDPKQGIFVLDKIIGHRRDPKDKTLFQMQVRWKNDEPTWEPEQNIQEDAEEALFEYWDSVEGGRLGAMADKNLWHVLRVEKHKKKPSGAIHLLICWVGTPDRSWEPESQVKVYAHQHLEDYWKAQGGREKHIKASVVPAKRGRGRPRKNPLPTAEDKPVGRPGRKPKRDATEAGLVEEAGVVEEAVASENKAEKAQNIDEEPPKKRGRGRPRKNPVS; this comes from the exons ATGGCTCACTTCGGCGAATCAACCGCGCCATCAAACGGCACACAACCAGCCAAATTGTCCCAGACCACATTGAAGAACAGCTCCCTCAACTTCCTATCCTCCACCTCCAAACCCCCCGGTTCGCAATTGCCGCAACCGAGCAGGCGCGTCAAGaccctcgccgccattgGCGCCGCTCGACCCGATGCGTCGCGGTCCCAttcgccgccctcccagCTGCTGTCCCCGCATAACCCTGAAAGCCCTTCGCGGAGCAAGGCCTTGAGCGACACGGCCGGCGAAGACTTGAACGTCGTTGATCGCAGCACTCCCGCCGATACCATTTCTGCCGCCCCCACCGCTGTCATGGAGGTGCCTGTAGAAATCGCCgagccctcggcgtcgacggcgcctgCAAGAGCCACTCCTGAGGTAGAAGCACCCTCGTCTACCCGGGAACCCAGCGTACCGCGTTCTGGGTCTGGCGTCCTCTCGTCTGTCCGGAACACCTTCAACTCTGCTGTTCACAACTTCACGGCACAGCGCACTGGTACCACTACCGTTACCACCTCGATCGAGAAGACGATTATCAGCCGGAAGCTCAGCAAAGAGCCCGAATCTGACAACACACCTCTTCCTGACGACAAGGAAGTCGAAAACAACATCGATGCTGCCAACGGCACCGAACCCAATGATACCTTGGTCCAAGTTGGCAACCAGCTCGAGACGGAGGTGGCGGAAGAGGAGATCCGCGCTACAAGCCCCGTGAAAAAGGCCGCCCAAG TGGCCTCTCCGGCTGCGGACGATAACGAAATCAATGTTGCTACTGCCAATGCAGCTGACGACGCAGATGATGCCAATGCAGCTGACGACGCAGATGATGCCAATGCAGCTGACAACGCAGATACTGTCAAAGCTGCCGACAACGCAAATACTGTCAAAGCTGCTGCGCCTACCCAAGATGCTACCCCCGACACCGctgccgatgaagacgaggacgaggaagtgGATGACCCCAAGCAGGGAATTTTCGTGCTTGACAAGATTATTGGACATCGCCGCGACCCCAAGGACAAGACCCTTTTCCAGATGCAAGTCAGATGGAAGAACGACGAACCGACTTGGGAGCCGGAGCAGAACATCCaagaggacgccgaggaggccctTTTCGAATACTGGGATagcgtcgagggcggccggttaggcgccatggccgacaAGAACCTCTGGCATGTGCTGAGGGTCGAGAAGCACAAGAAGAAACCCTCGGGTGCCATCCACCTCCTCATCTGCTGGGTCGGAACGCCCGATCGGTCGTGGGAGCCTGAGAGCCAAGTGAAGGTGTACGCCCACCAACACCTCGAGGACTACTGGAAGGCACAGGGCGGACGCGAAAAGCACATCAAGGCATCCGTCGTGCCCGCCAAGAGGGGCCGCGGTCGCCCCCGTAAGAACCCCCTTCCTACCGCCGAGGACAAGCCCGTGGGCAGGCCGGGTCGGAAGCCAAAGCGTGACGCGACGGAGGCCGGACTAGTGGAAGAAGCCGGGGTCGTCGAAGAGGCGGTCGCTTCCGAGAACAAGGCCGAAAAGGCCCAGAACATTGACGAGGAGCCCCCCAAGAAGCGCGGCCGCGGTCGTCCCCGCAAGAACCCCGTGTCGTGA
- a CDS encoding Integral membrane protein, producing the protein MSSPPVGSEAWKAQDKGPSILIVCWMATAISTVFVLSRIYVRGRIMGKFQSDDYFVLLGQVCGCIATALSTLAVKAGNGKHMTLLSTEQQQGAILWTTAAFCPGIMSFGLPKLAVVSLLTRLMNPGRLHKWFLWWLGIWCQLTLWVTAGLLLGRCTPARSLWDFSIKGTCISTDILIWFSVYAAVAQRFPSGRSPGTDGVYAAFSAFVDVYLAVCPTVVLFHLQMPLKKKIALSCALGIGGVSCVVAIYKATRIPSLGSEDFSYDTSDLVIWTIVEGSTIIIASSIPVMQPLLEPILKHSPFSSTKGSKEPPSYGYRSSNSNSRGGDIELGQRKPKKKPRDELGLTIIEGDSQENILTPSKQTWTLAPRLMHGGLSHAEPAQPADCRIVRTDEVTVSYEIQRQGQENTASRRWMPV; encoded by the exons ATGTCGAGTCCACCTGTTGGCTCCGAGGCTTGGAAGGCCCAAGACAAAGGGCCGAGCATTCTCATCGTCTGCTGGATGGCCACCGCGATCAGCACGGTATTCGTTCTCAGTCGCATCTATGTCAGGGGAAGGATTATGGGGAAATTTCAGAGTGATGACTACTTtgtcctccttggccag GTGTGCGGATGCATCGCAACGGCCCTTTCGACCCTCGCAGTGAAAGCCGGCAACGGCAAACACATGACTCTCCTATCGACCGAGCAGCAACAGGGTGCAATCCTCTGGACGACCGCCGCCTTCTGCCCCGGTATAATGTCGTTCGGTCTCCCTAAACTGGCCGTCGTGTCTCTCCTCACACGACTGATGAACCCCGGAAGGCTTCACAAGTGGTTTCTGTGGTGGCTGGGTATTTGGTGTCAGTTGACTCTGTGGGTGACAGCCGGACTTCTGCTCGGGCGGTgtacgccggcgaggtcacTTTGGGATTTCTCCATCAAAGGCACCTGCATCAGCACGGATATCTTGATTTGGTTTTCTGTTTATGCTGCTG TTGCCCAGAGATTCCCCTCTGGCCGCAGCCCAGGAACTGACGGCGTGTATGCAGCATTTTCGGCTTTTGTAGATGTTTATCTTGCCGTGTGTCCGACAGTGGTCCTGTTTCATCTCCAGATGCCGTTGAAAAAGAAGATTGCGCTATCTTGTGCTCTAGGTATCGGTGGAGT CTCTTGCGTTGTGGCAATATACAAAGCGACTCGTATTCCATCACTCGGGAGCGAGGACTTTTCTT ACGACACCTCGGATTTGGTGATATGGACTAT AGTTGAAGGAAGCACAATCATCATCGCCAGCTCGATTCCTGTCATGCAACCGCTCCTAGAGCCGATCTTGAAGCACAGCCCTTTCAGCTCCACCAAGGGGTCGAAGGAGCCACCGTCCTACGGATATCGTAGCTCAAATAGCAATTCTCGAGGCGGCGACATTGAACTAGGCCAACGGAAACCAAAGAAGAAACCGAGAGACGAGCTCGGTCtcaccatcatcgagggcgaCAGCCAGGAGAACATCCTGACACCAAGCAAGCAGACGTGGACGTTGGCCCCGAGGTTAATGCACGGCGGCTTGAGCCACGCCGAGCCAGCGCAACCCGCAGACTGCAGGATTGTCCGAACCGACGAGGTGACGGTATCGTACGAGATTCAAaggcaagggcaagaaaaCACGGCATCACGGAGATGGATGCCCGTATGA
- a CDS encoding Nacht and wd40 domain protein: MLRKKEVYTTITPIPGFIPRQLAIDILHSHSEVITLNPLVLDHKPIKAPRDAASDEYYSTWYEISQRIQYIPGIGKMGSGKISFNGCFHDMPWGLQTHTYAPMNIDIRIKYRIDGNQPGIEPPQPPEIGMSGLGVPADGLYLREDIEIRCNVTMVAFVKTQQKAASKEMVSRIIKKAELLDAGVLQAMFEDGKLKTFNPADRTNTAAQSGMRSPTLRHQRPDGSPRPESYSPTNAYHVPRPVSAQQNLRPGSQGGYGHQYGHQYSQSAELQSHTHQSAPQTAFVAELPGNFYHPNPQQQQQQQQQSNNPQPSPGLHPDRDSMSQQSQLSPDPNSWRWSQGQRSPSQQSSRPTSMASSEASSGFASPSLDHKGFSSELPTHPETQEEHRGNPTKAMEASRHRVNGPQAYQAYQAYSYNPQDYAPPGR; the protein is encoded by the coding sequence ATGCTTCGCAAGAAGGAGGTGTACACGACCATCACGCCAATTCCCGGCTTCATCCCCCGCCAGCTCGCCATCGACATCCTGCACTCCCACTCCGAGGTCATCACCCTCAaccccctcgtcctcgaccacaAGCCCATCAAGGCGCCTCGCGATGCCGCCTCGGACGAGTACTACTCGACCTGGTACGAGATCAGCCAGCGCATCCAGTACATCCCCGGCATCGGCAAGATGGGCTCCGGCAAGATCAGCTTCAACGGCTGCTTCCACGACATGCCCTGGGGCCTGCAGACCCACACCTACGCGCCCATGAACATCGACATCCGCATCAAGTACCGCATCGACGGCAACCAGCCCGGCATCGAACCCCCGCAGCCCCCCGAGATCGGCATGTCCGGCCTCGGAGtccccgccgacggcctctACCTGCGCGAGGACATTGAGATCCGCTGCAACGTCACCATGGTCGCCTTCGTCAAGACCCAACAGAAGGCCGCGAGCAAGGAGATGGTGTCGCGCAtcatcaagaaggccgagctgctcgatgCCGGCGTGCTGCAGGCCATgttcgaggacggcaagctcAAGACCTTCAACCCGGCCGATCGCACCAACACGGCCGCCCAGTCCGGGATGCGCTCCCCCACCTTGCGCCACCAGCGCCCCGACGGCAGTCCGAGACCCGAGTCGTACTCTCCCACCAACGCCTACCACGTGCCGAGACCCGTGTCGGCGCAGCAGAACCTCAGACCTGGATCGCAGGGCGGCTATGGCCACCAGTACGGCCACCAGTACAGCCAGTCGGCCGAGCTGCAGTCCCACACGCACCAGAGCGCGCCACAGACGGCCTTCGTTGCCGAATTACCGGGCAACTTTTACCACCCGAacccgcagcagcagcagcagcagcagcagcagtccaACAACCCGCAGCCGTCGCCCGGCCTGCACCCCGACCGCGACTCCATGTCGCAGCAGTCCCAGCTGTCGCCTGACCCCAACTCCTGGCGCTGGTCCCAAGGCCAGCGGAGCCCCTCGCAGCAGAGCTCGCGCCCGACGAGCATGGCGTCGTCCGAGGCGAGCAGCGGCTTCGCAAGCCCCTCGCTCGACCACAAGGGCTTCTCGTCCGAGCTGCCCACGCACCCCGAGACGCAGGAGGAGCACCGCGGGAACCCCACCAaggcgatggaggcgtcgAGGCACCGGGTCAACGGCCCCCAGGCCTACCAGGCCTACCAGGCCTACAGCTATAACCCTCAGGACTATGCACCGCCGGGACGGTAG
- a CDS encoding Serine carboxypeptidase — MKRLTLLFAWATAVSATSFRQGGRGLRLDHGFDEDRSAAAAVSPHKARPGHEKHRFLNEKTSKFSVNGTNIPNVAFDAGESYAGLLPVDTSQGANETQELYFWFFPEETPSENKDIVIWLTGGPGCSSIGELLQENGPISWKPGTYAPVRNPWSWHRLANVVWVDQPVGTGFSRGPVTATDQRDVARQFLGFWRRFVDTFDLRGYNVHVAGSSYSGLFTPYISAAMLDARDARDADADDAGYFGVKGMMVLDPVLSQGVLGQDFGVARVIDYWGPAFVLNDTVRATIAEIDDRCGYAAYVDRYLTFPPSGPQPAKIPGAFRWGDYVPECDSFTAFAEAAKDANPCFSIYNVLRTCPLPFDPVAFSEGTGYHPTDGPVYFDRADVKAAINAPADAEWRFCSKDPVFVDDLDRSQDPGPGSLPVIPGVVERTGNVIIGHGLRDLIMQSTGTLLAIQNMTWAGAHGFQRRPETKLRIPYHSNADLGTLAGAGELGVWHEERGLTYFETPMAGHFLGRDAPSISFRALEVLLGKVEDFGSRAPFSTKAKDLGIISEEL; from the exons ATGAAGAGACTCACGCTCCTGTTCGCATGGGCCacggccgtctcggcgacctcgttTCGacaaggcgggcgaggcctACGTCTGGACcacggcttcgacgaggacaggtccgcggcggcagcagtaTCTCCGCATAAGGCCCGGCCAGGACACGAGAAGCACAGGTTCCTGAACGAAAAGACATCGA AATTCTCGGTCAACGGCACCAACATCCCAAACGTCGCCTTTGACGCCGGCGAATCCTACGCCGGACTCCTCCCGGTCGACACCTCCCAGGGCGCCAACGAGACGCAGGAGCTGTACTTTTGGTTCTTCCCCGAGGAAACGCCTTCCGAGAACAAGGACATTGTCATCTGGCTGACGGGGGGC CCCGGCTGCTCCTCCATCGGCGAACTCCTCCAGGAGAACGGCCCGATATCGTGGAAGCCCGGCACCTACGCCCCCGTCCGGAACCCGTGGAGCTGGCACCGCCTCGCCAACGTCGTCTGGGTCGACCAGCCCGTCGGCACGGGCTTCTCCCGCGGGCCCGTCACGGCGACGGACCAGCGCGACGTCGCGCGGCAGTTTCTCGGCTTCTGGAGGCGCTTCGTCGACACCTTCGACCTGCGCGGCTACAACGTCCACGTCGCGGGCTCGTCCTACAGCGGCCTGTTCACGCCCTacatctcggccgccatgctGGACGCCCGGGACGCCCgggacgcggacgcggacgacGCCGGCTACTTCGGCGTCAAGGGCATGATGGTCTTGGACCCGGTCCTCTCCCAGGGCGTGCTCGGCCAGGACTTTGGCGTCGCCAGGGTCATCGACTACTGGGGTCCCGCCTTCGTCCTGAACGACACCGTCCgcgccaccatcgccgagatcgacgacCGTTGTGGGTACGcggcctacgtcgaccggTACCTCACCTTTCCCCCTTCCGGCCCGCAGCCGGCCAAGATCCCGGGCGCCTTCCGCTGGGGCGACTACGTCCCGGAGTGCGACTCCTTTACGGCCTTCGCggaggccgccaaggacgcGAACCCGTGCTTCAGCATCTACAACGTCCTCCGGACGTGCCCCTTGCCCTTCGACCCCGTCGCCTTCAGCGAGGGCACGGGGTACCACCCGACCGACGGCCCCGTGTACTTTGACCGCGCGgacgtcaaggccgccatcaACGCCCCCGCGGACGCCGAGTGGCGCTTCTGCAGCAAGGACCCCGTCTTCgtggacgacctcgaccgcTCGCAGGACCCGGGCCCGGGCAGCCTCCCGGTGATcccgggcgtcgtcgagaggACCGGGAACGTCATCATCGGACACGGCCTCCGCGACCTCATCATGCAGTCCACGGGGACGCTGCTGGCCATCCAGAACATGACCTGGGCCGGCGCCCACGGCTTCCAGAGGCGGCCCGAGACGAAGCTGCGCATCCCCTACCACAGCAACGCGGATCTGGGGACGCTGGCGGGCGCAGGGGAGCTGGGGGTCTGGCACGAGGAGCGCGGGCTCACGTACTTTGAGACGCCCATGGCCGGGCACTTTCTCGGGCGAGATGCTCCGTCCATCTCGTTCCGGGCCTTGGAGGTTCTTCTGGGCAAGGTGGAAGACTTTGGCTCCCGGGCACCTTTCTCCACAAAGGCCAAGGACTTGGGAATAATCAGCGAGGAATTGTGA